GGATAAACGCTAATAAATGAACGTTTTTACGTTTTAAATGATTTTTCTAATTAATCAGACGTCTGCTGATAGTTTAAGTAGATCATTTGCGTACGTGCAAATTCGCTTTTGTGCAACATGAAAGCCGGATACTGTCTGCTGTACCAATGAAATCTGCCGTTCTTCCAGCTCAGGGGCTATTATTTATATGATTATTTGGTATCGCTTACCAATATTTACGTTTTTGGCTTTGGTCTGATGACCGGCAATTATGAAGTGAAAGTGAACCAAAAATGAAGAATGTGATGTTCAGCATATTAGTGGAGTTTTTGGTCGAATCGGCGTAACCTGTGTTGCCGCGTTATTGATAACGCTTTTTTAGTTGGAGATTTCTACTTCATTTCTTCCAATAAAAGAATCAATAAGAGGGGCCCGTAGCCTCACTCAATTATGCGAAGCATTTAGTGCTGAAATTCCTGGGGGATCATGCAAACCTACAACAAGACGTGCAACCAGAATGGGTATCTGAACCCAACTCGACTTATTCCCGGTGTGGTAGTCGGAATCGTCGTCTGGAAAAGGGATAGGTCGAGTCGGGTTCAGAGTCAAAGGGTGGCGACGCACCCTGAGGTGGACAGCAAGCTGGGCAGCGGTTGCGGCAGGTGCCGCGTATACCCTCGGCCTGCATTCGGATGGCACCGTCATTTGCGTGGGTGATAATTCCTGCAGGCAGTGCGATGCTGGAATGAGGTAAAGAGCATTGCTTGTCGACGCCGCAAGCACCACCCGTGGTTCATGGGTATCCTGCCGCTGCGGAAAACCTGGTGCCGCATAGGAACGTACTTCGATAGAGCTTAAGGTGACTACATGACACCTGTTGGCGTCGAAAAGCCAGGTCCCGCGAATATATTGTTGTTTTAAGCACACCGGTTTGGGTGTGCGATATTTATCGGCTCTCGTTACTGTGGTGAACTAAGGCAACAGGAAATCAGATGCGCATAAAGGAAAATCTATATGACTTTGTCCATTGTGGAACATGTTGCCGAGGTTGAATCGCAGCTTGGCTGCCCACTGCCCCAGGATTATCGGGAGTATCTTCTTAATTCAGAAAATGCGAATTCTGCTATCACCAGGTTCTTTATGAAACCCGATGAGCGGCTACATTGGGGAGCCGATTTCCCGTTCGCGGCCAATAACCCACCGATGTGGGAGAATCCTGACTTTGTCGCAGGATTTGAAGAACTAGAAGACGAAGCAGAAATTGACCAGCTGTACGACAAACTGGGGGAATATCTTACGCAGCGATATGAAAAACCGGCTACCCAGGGTGTTGTGTTTGTTAGTGATGAAGGCTGCGGGGAATACACCATTTTTGTTTTGCGGGGCGTGTCACGCGGCCAACTGTGGTGTTTTGATGTCAGCTACGAGGGGGCACTGATCACGCCACGTCTGCATCCAGTAACTAGGCAACCACTGGATTTTTCTCAGTGGTTGGGATTGCAGCGTGATCCGTATCGGTTGACTGCGGTGCCGAAAAAGCAAGCAGGAGGGTTAAGTTTCGCTCGAATCAGTGGTGAAGGGAAGACCGCTATGCGGTATCATCTCGCCCGAGGGGA
The nucleotide sequence above comes from Corynebacterium mustelae. Encoded proteins:
- a CDS encoding SMI1/KNR4 family protein, whose amino-acid sequence is MTLSIVEHVAEVESQLGCPLPQDYREYLLNSENANSAITRFFMKPDERLHWGADFPFAANNPPMWENPDFVAGFEELEDEAEIDQLYDKLGEYLTQRYEKPATQGVVFVSDEGCGEYTIFVLRGVSRGQLWCFDVSYEGALITPRLHPVTRQPLDFSQWLGLQRDPYRLTAVPKKQAGGLSFARISGEGKTAMRYHLARGELTGITETQIAKLKRVADIPETAKFLDPYTNTWQPLRVGYPVTWSYGITKV